In the genome of Paenibacillus pabuli, one region contains:
- a CDS encoding alpha/beta hydrolase has protein sequence MDNLSSYHSTHHYWKQYQVFFPEEFRLGDHANPEEEWWESNGVHLHIDRLPAPESPIKILFIHGAGGNGRLLAPYARMLQLRGYEVVSPDLPPYGLSYPLPGTRLNYELWIKLLVSLADREYKKDGKPIVALGSSIGGMLAYHTSARSKHVQGLIVTTFVDTSDADMRDQLAPNRLISRWGKRMMDQFPALLDHIRISVKQVSRMELITNNSELTRLIMNDPQAAATRIPLELLRTFLNKKPEVDPKQFDQCPVLLVHPELDPMTPLRFSQSFFDRLKVEKECVVLEGAGHFPIEQPGLNQLEEAVLRFLHKIQL, from the coding sequence ATGGATAATCTGTCTTCATATCATTCAACACATCATTACTGGAAACAGTATCAAGTCTTTTTCCCGGAAGAATTCAGGCTAGGAGACCATGCGAATCCTGAAGAGGAGTGGTGGGAATCAAACGGGGTTCATCTGCACATCGATCGGTTGCCCGCGCCCGAGTCGCCGATCAAAATTCTGTTCATCCACGGAGCCGGAGGCAATGGCAGGTTGCTCGCGCCTTATGCTCGAATGTTGCAGCTCCGAGGCTATGAGGTCGTATCGCCAGATCTTCCACCGTATGGACTGAGCTATCCGCTGCCTGGGACACGTCTCAATTATGAACTATGGATCAAGCTGCTTGTTTCACTCGCTGATCGGGAATATAAGAAAGACGGCAAGCCGATCGTGGCGTTGGGAAGCAGCATCGGAGGCATGCTGGCTTATCACACGAGTGCACGCAGTAAGCACGTACAGGGCTTGATCGTAACCACTTTTGTGGACACGAGTGATGCTGATATGCGTGACCAGCTTGCACCGAATCGGCTGATTAGCCGATGGGGCAAACGTATGATGGATCAGTTTCCGGCTTTACTGGATCATATACGGATCTCTGTGAAGCAGGTATCACGTATGGAGCTGATTACCAATAATTCGGAGTTAACCCGACTTATTATGAATGATCCACAGGCGGCAGCGACGCGTATACCGTTGGAACTGTTAAGAACATTTCTGAATAAGAAGCCGGAGGTAGACCCGAAACAGTTTGACCAATGTCCTGTACTGCTGGTTCACCCCGAACTGGACCCGATGACACCATTACGGTTCAGCCAATCTTTTTTTGATCGATTGAAGGTGGAAAAGGAATGCGTAGTGTTGGAAGGAGCAGGCCACTTCCCTATAGAACAGCCAGGGCTGAATCAATTGGAAGAAGCCGTGTTACGATTTCTACA